One genomic window of bacterium includes the following:
- a CDS encoding ABC transporter ATP-binding protein encodes MMNTTAHQNDIALDVQNLYKHFGGIHAVDGCSFQVPAGKISGLIGPNGSGKTTTFNLLTGIIPADSGTVIYKGENIISLKPYQIFRKGISRTFQITRIYREMTVFENMLSVSDMRVPERVARKRAEELLDFVTLTKLRGEYGGNLSYGQQKLLEFARALMTDPDLILLDEPAAGVNRTLLNDLLDRIHEIQEQGKTVLIVEHDMNVIMNHCEKIFVMDYGEKIAEGVPEEIQKNEKVIEAYFGH; translated from the coding sequence ATGATGAATACAACGGCCCATCAAAACGACATCGCGCTCGACGTGCAGAATCTCTACAAGCATTTCGGGGGGATCCATGCGGTGGATGGGTGCAGCTTTCAGGTGCCCGCGGGCAAGATATCCGGCCTGATCGGACCGAACGGCTCCGGGAAGACGACCACGTTCAACCTCCTGACCGGCATCATCCCCGCCGACAGCGGAACCGTCATCTACAAAGGGGAGAATATCATCAGCCTGAAGCCCTACCAGATCTTTCGCAAGGGCATCAGCCGGACCTTCCAGATTACGCGGATCTATCGCGAGATGACGGTGTTCGAAAACATGCTATCGGTCTCTGACATGCGGGTTCCGGAGCGGGTGGCGCGAAAGCGCGCGGAGGAGCTGCTGGATTTCGTCACTCTCACGAAACTGCGCGGCGAGTACGGGGGCAATCTTTCCTACGGCCAGCAGAAACTGCTGGAATTCGCCCGGGCCCTCATGACTGATCCCGATCTGATCCTGCTCGATGAGCCGGCCGCTGGCGTCAACCGGACGCTTTTGAACGATCTCCTCGATCGGATTCACGAGATTCAGGAGCAGGGCAAGACCGTACTGATCGTCGAGCACGACATGAACGTCATCATGAATCACTGCGAGAAGATATTCGTGATGGACTACGGCGAAAAAATCGCCGAAGGGGTGCCCGAAGAGATACAGAAGAACGAAAAAGTCATCGAAGCCTATTTCGGACATTAA
- a CDS encoding branched-chain amino acid ABC transporter permease, with product MSRHEDVRNLIFLGVCAAVLFFLPVHLPLYLRSVAMFTMMYVVLSLSWNIISGYTGYVSFGHVVFYGIGSYAVAILVTDYSWHWVPTLFVGAAIAILLAIAIGFPVLRLKGPYFAIAMLGAAEGTRVIVTVWDSLTHGGDGISMPNVDSSFETYYAMLIVMVITILVSYWVGHSRYGIRLNAIREDEVAASSLGINTTYYKISALVLSAIFPAFAGGIQAYKTLYVDPDQDFFIQITIAMKLMAMVGGKGTVIGPIIGAVILYIVQELTWINFPTAHLIAYGLFIIAVARFMPRGLMGFFIDRGWARKGMVH from the coding sequence ATGAGCCGGCACGAGGATGTGAGAAACCTTATTTTTCTGGGCGTGTGTGCCGCTGTGCTGTTTTTTCTCCCGGTTCATCTTCCCCTTTATCTACGCTCCGTGGCCATGTTCACCATGATGTATGTGGTGCTCTCGCTGAGCTGGAACATCATCAGCGGTTATACCGGCTACGTTTCCTTCGGCCACGTGGTGTTCTATGGCATCGGGTCCTATGCTGTGGCCATCCTGGTGACCGATTACAGTTGGCACTGGGTGCCTACCCTGTTCGTGGGCGCGGCCATCGCCATCCTCCTCGCCATCGCCATCGGGTTTCCCGTCCTTCGGCTGAAGGGTCCCTACTTCGCGATCGCCATGCTCGGCGCGGCCGAGGGAACGCGCGTCATCGTGACGGTGTGGGACAGCCTGACTCACGGCGGCGACGGGATCAGCATGCCGAATGTCGACAGCTCCTTCGAGACGTACTACGCGATGCTTATCGTGATGGTCATTACTATCCTGGTTTCTTATTGGGTGGGGCACTCCCGCTATGGCATCCGGCTGAACGCCATCCGGGAGGATGAGGTGGCGGCCAGCTCCCTCGGGATCAACACGACGTACTACAAAATTTCGGCCCTGGTGCTCTCGGCCATCTTTCCCGCGTTTGCGGGCGGCATTCAGGCCTACAAGACGCTTTACGTCGATCCGGATCAGGATTTCTTCATCCAGATCACCATCGCCATGAAGCTGATGGCGATGGTGGGGGGAAAGGGAACGGTCATCGGACCGATCATCGGCGCCGTGATCCTGTATATCGTGCAGGAGCTGACCTGGATCAACTTCCCGACCGCCCACCTCATCGCCTATGGGTTGTTCATCATCGCGGTCGCGCGCTTCATGCCGCGGGGCTTGATGGGCTTTTTCATTGATCGGGGCTGGGCGCGCAAGGGAATGGTCCACTAG